Proteins co-encoded in one Metabacillus sp. KUDC1714 genomic window:
- a CDS encoding HPr family phosphocarrier protein, with protein sequence MNFSVNCLLRKKIDHKKIISLVSKANQFESYILIEFGKKSLNAKSYLSTSELHDFLGNIRLYAKGHDSKLAIEALQSTLGE encoded by the coding sequence ATGAATTTTTCTGTGAACTGTTTACTTAGAAAGAAAATAGACCATAAAAAAATCATCAGTTTAGTTTCAAAAGCAAACCAATTTGAAAGCTATATCTTAATTGAGTTTGGTAAAAAGTCATTAAATGCTAAAAGCTATTTAAGCACAAGTGAGCTTCATGACTTTTTAGGAAATATTAGATTGTATGCAAAAGGGCATGATTCTAAATTAGCAATAGAAGCTCTCCAATCAACATTGGGAGAATAA
- a CDS encoding sugar phosphate isomerase/epimerase family protein, whose product MPYLSLTTWSLHRELGPLNWTYWDEAQKSQQTRVEEQPENITLLELPFELARQNFRSLEVCHFHFPSTEPEYLHQLKEAFELSGITFHCLLVDYGDISNEDSYRRNSDIEFIKKWIDVAAIVGAKSVRVIAGEANPGNKTALELAKQGFRQLGEYAQPKGVRVVTENFKQLASTKENCLELLNFSKGEIGLTVDFGNFLPEHKYHSIETLMSYAESVHAKANYDKEGYIDSEEYKRSLDLVGNSDYNGPITLVYDGPGNLWDGINRIKTVVEQYCNKEIRTKL is encoded by the coding sequence ATGCCATATTTATCATTAACTACTTGGAGTCTTCACCGAGAGCTTGGACCATTAAATTGGACTTACTGGGATGAAGCCCAAAAAAGTCAACAAACAAGGGTAGAAGAACAACCAGAAAATATCACTTTATTAGAATTACCATTTGAATTAGCTAGACAAAACTTTCGTTCATTAGAAGTCTGTCACTTTCATTTTCCGAGCACTGAGCCTGAATATTTACATCAACTTAAGGAAGCTTTTGAATTGTCAGGTATCACATTTCATTGTCTTTTAGTTGATTATGGTGATATTAGCAATGAAGACTCTTACAGAAGAAACTCTGACATCGAATTTATCAAGAAATGGATCGATGTTGCAGCAATTGTGGGTGCGAAAAGCGTTCGTGTGATTGCAGGTGAAGCTAATCCAGGGAACAAAACAGCTTTAGAATTAGCAAAACAGGGTTTTAGACAATTAGGAGAATATGCACAGCCAAAAGGGGTAAGAGTAGTAACGGAAAACTTTAAACAACTTGCTTCCACAAAAGAAAACTGCTTGGAATTACTGAATTTCTCTAAAGGTGAAATTGGCTTAACTGTTGACTTTGGAAACTTCCTTCCTGAACATAAGTATCATTCAATTGAAACCCTTATGTCTTATGCAGAATCAGTGCATGCAAAAGCGAATTATGACAAAGAGGGTTATATCGATTCGGAGGAATATAAAAGATCATTAGACCTCGTAGGTAATAGTGATTATAATGGTCCGATTACGTTAGTGTATGATGGACCAGGGAATCTGTGGGATGGAATCAATCGAATTAAAACGGTTGTTGAACAATACTGTAATAAAGAAATTAGAACAAAATTGTAG
- a CDS encoding GntP family permease has protein sequence MSDQMLILVALAGIFLLLFLVIRTKLHAFVALLLVSLIVGILAGMPLNEVVTSMQNGMGGTLGFVAVVVGLGAMFGQMLEVSGGAERLAQTLVKKFGEDKSQWALGITGFLVAIPVFFDVGFIILVPIVYGLAKKTGKSLLYYGIPLLAGLAVTHSFIPPTPGPIAVADLIGADLGWVILFGTIAGIPAMIIAGPIFAKYISKKLHVIVPDYMNLEDIEYDKELPSYKLIASLIMIPLVLILLNTVSGVLLEEGNIVRQIFTFLGHPFVALTIATLLTFTLLGTKRGYSRQEVQDIATKALEPAGIIILVTGAGGVFKQVLIDSGVGEVLGDMMAGSALPPIALAFLIAAVVRVAQGSATVSMVTAAGLMAPLISILDLEGPVLGLLVIAIASGATVLSHVNDSGFWLVGRYFGLSVKDTLKSWTVMETIIGLVGFGVVFILGFFIG, from the coding sequence ATGTCAGATCAAATGTTAATTCTCGTAGCTTTAGCAGGAATTTTTCTTCTTTTATTTTTAGTAATTCGTACAAAATTACACGCATTTGTTGCTTTATTATTAGTGAGTTTAATTGTTGGTATTTTGGCAGGTATGCCTTTAAATGAAGTTGTCACTTCGATGCAAAATGGGATGGGGGGGACCCTCGGATTTGTTGCAGTTGTAGTTGGTCTTGGGGCTATGTTCGGTCAAATGCTTGAAGTTTCTGGTGGTGCTGAGCGTTTAGCACAAACTCTTGTAAAAAAATTCGGTGAAGATAAATCACAATGGGCACTTGGAATTACAGGTTTCTTAGTAGCAATTCCAGTATTCTTTGATGTTGGCTTTATCATATTAGTTCCAATTGTATATGGATTAGCAAAAAAAACTGGCAAGTCTCTTCTCTATTATGGTATACCATTATTAGCAGGTTTAGCTGTAACACATAGTTTCATTCCACCAACACCAGGTCCGATAGCTGTTGCTGACTTAATTGGTGCTGATCTAGGTTGGGTAATTCTTTTCGGTACAATTGCTGGTATTCCGGCAATGATTATTGCAGGTCCAATTTTTGCTAAATATATTTCAAAAAAACTACATGTAATTGTACCAGATTATATGAATTTAGAGGATATTGAGTATGACAAAGAATTACCGAGCTATAAATTAATTGCATCCTTAATCATGATTCCGTTAGTGTTAATTCTCCTGAATACGGTTTCAGGTGTACTTTTGGAAGAAGGGAATATCGTACGTCAAATATTCACATTCCTTGGTCACCCATTTGTCGCATTAACGATTGCAACATTACTTACTTTCACATTACTTGGTACAAAACGAGGGTATTCACGCCAAGAAGTTCAAGACATTGCAACAAAAGCATTAGAACCAGCTGGAATTATAATTCTAGTAACAGGTGCAGGTGGAGTTTTTAAACAAGTTTTGATTGATTCAGGTGTTGGTGAAGTACTAGGAGATATGATGGCAGGTTCAGCTTTACCACCAATTGCGCTTGCATTTTTAATTGCAGCAGTTGTACGTGTAGCACAAGGATCAGCAACAGTATCGATGGTTACAGCTGCAGGATTGATGGCTCCCCTAATTTCAATTTTAGATTTAGAAGGTCCTGTACTTGGATTATTAGTTATCGCCATTGCTTCAGGTGCCACGGTGTTATCACATGTAAATGATTCTGGCTTCTGGTTAGTAGGACGATACTTCGGATTAAGTGTGAAAGACACACTTAAATCATGGACGGTCATGGAAACAATTATTGGTCTAGTAGGTTTTGGTGTAGTATTTATACTTGGGTTTTTTATTGGATAA
- a CDS encoding MurR/RpiR family transcriptional regulator, with product MRKQEQPCLVTVRKMYPKFSITERKIADYILKNPNKIIHSSINQLAEDLDVADSTVFRFCKRIGYKGYQAMKIALASEVVSPLQDIHEKVDAGDSVETIATKVFRTNIKTIEDSLSIFNEEQLQLAVDGIVASDSIHFFGSGGSSIIALDAFHKLVRTGLKVNAVIDTHFQLMAASQMSKNDCAVLISHSGSSKDILHILNVVKSTGAKTIAITNYAKSPLSAAVDIPLYTVSEETEYRSEALSSRIAQLTLIDVLYVNILMKRGSEGQDALKKMREAITVKRI from the coding sequence ATGAGAAAACAAGAACAACCGTGTTTAGTCACTGTTCGCAAAATGTATCCTAAATTCAGTATTACGGAAAGAAAGATTGCCGACTATATCCTAAAAAATCCAAATAAAATCATTCATTCATCAATTAACCAGTTAGCAGAAGATTTAGATGTCGCGGACTCAACTGTTTTTCGTTTTTGTAAAAGGATCGGTTATAAGGGGTACCAAGCTATGAAAATTGCCCTTGCATCTGAAGTTGTATCACCATTACAGGATATTCACGAAAAAGTTGATGCAGGAGATTCAGTAGAGACGATTGCTACAAAAGTATTTCGTACTAATATTAAAACGATCGAAGATTCTTTATCGATTTTTAATGAAGAACAATTGCAATTAGCCGTTGATGGAATCGTTGCTTCTGATTCGATTCATTTTTTTGGTAGTGGTGGCTCAAGTATTATCGCTCTTGATGCCTTTCATAAATTAGTGCGCACTGGCTTAAAAGTAAATGCGGTCATTGATACTCACTTTCAACTAATGGCAGCTTCACAGATGTCTAAAAATGATTGTGCGGTATTAATATCGCATTCAGGATCATCCAAGGACATTCTTCATATCTTAAATGTGGTGAAGTCAACAGGTGCAAAGACAATTGCGATCACAAACTATGCAAAATCACCATTAAGCGCAGCTGTAGATATTCCTCTTTATACAGTTTCAGAGGAAACAGAATACCGCTCTGAGGCGTTATCATCACGGATTGCACAGTTAACCCTTATTGACGTACTTTACGTGAATATCTTGATGAAACGAGGAAGTGAAGGTCAAGATGCCCTCAAAAAAATGCGTGAAGCGATCACTGTCAAACGGATCTGA